The Diospyros lotus cultivar Yz01 chromosome 15, ASM1463336v1, whole genome shotgun sequence genome has a window encoding:
- the LOC127792413 gene encoding uncharacterized protein LOC127792413 isoform X2, whose amino-acid sequence MAADTKHPHYYSHSSHSNNWSQPSCLPTDLQHSQEVYNSSLLDHGSISFGRFAVESLSWEKWSVFSHNKRQEELEKFTAPGHVAQKKAYFEEYYKKIRAMKQLQAEQQERNASDPCEEEQSPTTEAKNNFITAQTKEDNKHCGADEIKFSENGTSTSKELLAQIGRDESLGSKQQNDKQNEYLTLQTIEEGHFTNKDATKFALSVESCSKTTMQGSVAYDAIKLRENKLKDQAGLYKTEGNPTLGGSKKLDCRTKKDVIKPAGKPDSSPHKDIGGKRDYLSKRATHKSASDMKSGKLPSCISKGKPAPSSTIMRGSLAKANSSLRDGLTNKNTLKEITGATPVRNRDSEKRRAPVGVTGKSLQLTGCHTNLRKGQSENQRPKSILAAWGKSTESLATEIGYNNHVRGVKQKQVVNASSGRVPKPASPVMPSIQKAPNLKQGHKIVSRQSGDLRSAQRNPRQMLPSWR is encoded by the exons ATGGCTGCTGATACTAAACATCCTCATTATTATTCTCATTCCTCTCATTCCAACAATTGGTCACAACCCAGCTGCCTGCCTACTGACCTCCAACACTCGCAG GAAGTGTATAACTCCAGCCTCCTTGATCATGGTTCAATATCTTTCGGAAGATTTGCTGTGGAGTCACTTTCATGGGAAAAGTGGTCAGTCTTCTCCCATAACAAACGTCAGGAAGAACTGGAGAAGTTCACTGCCCCAGGCCATGTTGCTCAGAAGAAGGCATATTTTGAAGAATATTACAAAAAGATTAGAGCTATGAAGCAATTGCAGGCAGAGCAGCAAGAAAGAAATGCATCAGATCCTTGTGAAGAAGAGCAAAGCCCTACAACTGAAGccaaaaacaattttattacTGCCCAGACAAAAGAGGACAATAAACATTGTGGTGCTGATGAAATCAAGTTTTCAGAAAATGGCACATCTACTAGCAAAGAATTACTGGCACAAATTGGGAGAGATGAGTCATTAGGCTCTAAGCAACAGAATGATAAGCAGAATGAATATCTTACCTTACAGACAATTGAAGAGGGTCATTTTACAAATAAGGATGCCACAAAATTCGCGCTCTCTGTTGAAAGTTGTTCAAAAACCACCATGCAGGGCAGTGTTGCCTATGATGCGATCAAGCTCAGAGAAAACAAATTGAAGGATCAGGCAGGTCTTTACAAAACTGAG GGAAATCCAACTTTAGGTGGAAGCAAGAAGTTGGACTGCAGAACCAAGAAAGATGTTATTAAGCCAGCTGGGAAGCCTGATTCCTCTCCTCATAAGGACATTGGTGGGAAGAGGGATTATTTGAGCAAAAGAGCTACTCATAAGTCTGCCAGTGACATGAAGTCTGGAAAGCTGCCTTCATGTATTTCGAAGGGTAAACCGGCACCTTCCTCTACTATCATGAGAGGAAGTCTAGCTAAGGCAAATTCAAGTCTGAGAGATGGATTGACTAACAAG AACACACTGAAGGAGATTACTGGGGCAACACCTGTGAGAAACAGAGATTCAGAGAAAAGGAG GGCTCCGGTGGGGGTTACTGGGAAGTCTTTGCAGTTGACTGGTTGCCACACAAATCTGAGGAAAGGACAATCGGAGAACCAGAGACCAAAATCCAT TCTTGCTGCTTGGGGTAAATCAACTGAAAGCCTTGCAACTGAAATTGGCTACAATAATCATGTCAGAGGAGTAAAACAGAAGCAG GTGGTCAATGCAAGCAGTGGAAGAGTTCCAAAGCCTGCCTCACCTGTCATGCCGAGTATTCAGAAGGCTCCAAATCTTAAACAGGGACACAAG ATTGTATCTCGGCAGTCTGGGGATCTAAGAAGTGCTCAAAGGAACCCGAG GCAGATGTTGCCGAGTTGGCGTTGA
- the LOC127792279 gene encoding uncharacterized protein LOC127792279 translates to MKAAQDKQKSYADHQRRDLEFSIGDHVFLKVMLIRGVRRFGVSGKPSPCYVGPFKILEHIGLLAYRLALPPQLANVHNVFHVSMLRKYIPDPQHVIDFHPLELNEDMSYEESPSCILDHKEKVLRNRVIPYVKVLWHRHSPEEATWELEEEMKRVYPHLFEQPGFSHEPGMYYDYYVDREAMYVLQALMCMLHGITCIGYSIDEPFEAL, encoded by the exons ATGAAAGCGGCACAAGACAAGCAAAAAAGTTATGCAGATCATCAACGACGGGATTTAGAGTTCTCTATTGGAGATCATGTATTTTTGAAAGTCATGCTAATAAGAGGAGTTCGAAGGTTTGGAGTGTCAGGGAAGCCTAGTCCGTGTTATGTGGGTCCTTTCAAGATTTTGGAACATATCGGACTTTTGGCGTATCGACTAGCTTTGCCCCCTCAGTTGGCGAATGTCCATAATGTTTTCCACGTCTCCATGCTACGAAAATATATCCCCGATCCTCAACACGTGATTGACTTCCATCCCTTAGAGCTTAATGAAGATATGTCCTATGAAGAATCCCCTAGCTGCATATTGGATCACAAAGAAAAGGTGTTGAGAAATCGAGTTATCCCATATGTGAAAGTTCTATGGCATCGACATAGCCCGGAAGAAGCAACGTGGGAACTAGAAGAGGAAATGAAGCGAGTCTATCCTCATTTATTTGAGCAACCAG GTTTCAGTCATGAGCCTGGTATGTATTATGATTACTATGTGGACCGGGAGGCCATGTATGTGTTACAGGCTTTAATGTGCATGTTGCATGGCATAACTTGCATTGG ATATTCGATTGATGAACCATTTGaagcgttgtaa
- the LOC127792413 gene encoding uncharacterized protein LOC127792413 isoform X4 yields the protein MAADTKHPHYYSHSSHSNNWSQPSCLPTDLQHSQEVYNSSLLDHGSISFGRFAVESLSWEKWSVFSHNKRQEELEKFTAPGHVAQKKAYFEEYYKKIRAMKQLQAEQQERNASDPCEEEQSPTTEAKNNFITAQTKEDNKHCGADEIKFSENGTSTSKELLAQIGRDESLGSKQQNDKQNEYLTLQTIEEGHFTNKDATKFALSVESCSKTTMQGSVAYDAIKLRENKLKDQAGLYKTEGNPTLGGSKKLDCRTKKDVIKPAGKPDSSPHKDIGGKRDYLSKRATHKSASDMKSGKLPSCISKGKPAPSSTIMRGSLAKANSSLRDGLTNKNTLKEITGATPVRNRDSEKRRAPVGVTGKSLQLTGCHTNLRKGQSENQRPKSILAAWGKSTESLATEIGYNNHVRGVKQKQIVSRQSGDLRSAQRNPRQMLPSWR from the exons ATGGCTGCTGATACTAAACATCCTCATTATTATTCTCATTCCTCTCATTCCAACAATTGGTCACAACCCAGCTGCCTGCCTACTGACCTCCAACACTCGCAG GAAGTGTATAACTCCAGCCTCCTTGATCATGGTTCAATATCTTTCGGAAGATTTGCTGTGGAGTCACTTTCATGGGAAAAGTGGTCAGTCTTCTCCCATAACAAACGTCAGGAAGAACTGGAGAAGTTCACTGCCCCAGGCCATGTTGCTCAGAAGAAGGCATATTTTGAAGAATATTACAAAAAGATTAGAGCTATGAAGCAATTGCAGGCAGAGCAGCAAGAAAGAAATGCATCAGATCCTTGTGAAGAAGAGCAAAGCCCTACAACTGAAGccaaaaacaattttattacTGCCCAGACAAAAGAGGACAATAAACATTGTGGTGCTGATGAAATCAAGTTTTCAGAAAATGGCACATCTACTAGCAAAGAATTACTGGCACAAATTGGGAGAGATGAGTCATTAGGCTCTAAGCAACAGAATGATAAGCAGAATGAATATCTTACCTTACAGACAATTGAAGAGGGTCATTTTACAAATAAGGATGCCACAAAATTCGCGCTCTCTGTTGAAAGTTGTTCAAAAACCACCATGCAGGGCAGTGTTGCCTATGATGCGATCAAGCTCAGAGAAAACAAATTGAAGGATCAGGCAGGTCTTTACAAAACTGAG GGAAATCCAACTTTAGGTGGAAGCAAGAAGTTGGACTGCAGAACCAAGAAAGATGTTATTAAGCCAGCTGGGAAGCCTGATTCCTCTCCTCATAAGGACATTGGTGGGAAGAGGGATTATTTGAGCAAAAGAGCTACTCATAAGTCTGCCAGTGACATGAAGTCTGGAAAGCTGCCTTCATGTATTTCGAAGGGTAAACCGGCACCTTCCTCTACTATCATGAGAGGAAGTCTAGCTAAGGCAAATTCAAGTCTGAGAGATGGATTGACTAACAAG AACACACTGAAGGAGATTACTGGGGCAACACCTGTGAGAAACAGAGATTCAGAGAAAAGGAG GGCTCCGGTGGGGGTTACTGGGAAGTCTTTGCAGTTGACTGGTTGCCACACAAATCTGAGGAAAGGACAATCGGAGAACCAGAGACCAAAATCCAT TCTTGCTGCTTGGGGTAAATCAACTGAAAGCCTTGCAACTGAAATTGGCTACAATAATCATGTCAGAGGAGTAAAACAGAAGCAG ATTGTATCTCGGCAGTCTGGGGATCTAAGAAGTGCTCAAAGGAACCCGAG GCAGATGTTGCCGAGTTGGCGTTGA
- the LOC127791334 gene encoding glutathione hydrolase 1-like, with translation MSKSSSNRFASVAILQLVLLSLFSGSAAARDVPATSGSRRREVIAARHGAVAADDGRCSRIGRDVLREGGNAVDAAVAAAFCLGVVSAASSGIGGGAFMLVRMAGGGRVQAFDMRETAPTLASQNMYAGNASRKASGPLSIAVPGEVAGLYEAWRQLGKLPWKRLVRPAEELARKGFKISPYLHMQMSRTESGIKADEGLRSIFTSPSDGALLRIGDICRNKNLAKTLREIAKTGFKSFYNGSIGLKLVRDVRKAGGILTMKDLQSYRVKIRKPIRIWEDRLGLQIFGMPPPSAGGAAMALILNILARYGFPRSDSKSEALAVHREIEALKHAFAVRMSLGDPDFVNVTEVLSDMLSPKFAAELQKTIYDNMTFDPSHYGGRWNLINDHGTSHISVVDKERNAVSMTNTVNSYFGAQFLSPSTGIVLNNEMDDFSIPVNRSANVPPPAPANFIRPFKRPMSSMTPTIVLQGEKLKGVVGASGGSMIIAGTTEVFLNYFARGMDPLSSVMAPRYYHQLIPNVVQYENWTTVTGDHFELPSKTREALRKKGHVLQGLAGGTICQFIALEDGEGSKFGRLVAVSDPRKGGIPAGF, from the exons ATGTCAAAGAGCAGTTCAAATCGTT TTGCAAGCGTTGCGATTCTGCAGCTGGTTTTGCTGTCGTTGTTTTCTGGATCCGCCGCGGCGAGGGATGTCCCGGCGACGTCGGGATCTAGGCGGCGGGAGGTAATCGCGGCACGTCATGGCGCGGTCGCGGCCGACGACGGCCGGTGTTCTCGAATCGGGAGAGACGTTCTCCGCGAAGGAGGCAATGCCGTGGATGCGGCGGTGGCTGCCGCCTTCTGCTTGGGAGTCGTTAGCGCAGCTTCAAGCGGCATCGGCGGCGGTGCTTTCATGCTCGTTCGGATGGCCGGCGGCGGCAGAGTTCAAGCTTTTGACATGAGAGAAACTGCTCCAACCCTAGCTTCTCAG AATATGTACGCGGGAAATGCAAGTCGGAAAGCCAGTGGCCCCCTGTCGATAGCAGTTCCCGGTGAAGTTGCAGGCCTGTACGAGGCGTGGAGACAGCTGGGAAAGCTTCCATGGAAACGGCTTGTGAGGCCAGCCGAGGAACTCGCCCGCAAGGGATTCAAGATTTCTCCCTATCTCCACATGCAAATGTCTAGAACCGAATCAGGAATCAAGGCGGATGAGGGACTTCGCAGCATTTTCACGTCACCATCGGACGGAGCTCTCTTGCGCATCGGCGACATCTGCCGGAACAAAAATCTGGCGAAGACGCTCAGGGAAATCGCGAAAACTGGGTTCAAATCCTTCTACAATGGATCGATTGGATTGAAGTTAGTCAGAGACGTCCGCAAGGCCGGAGGGATTCTGACGATGAAGGACTTGCAGAGCTATCGAGTTAAAATCAGAAAGCCTATACGCATTTGGGAAGATCGTTTAGGGCTCCAGATATTCGGCATGCCTCCTCCATCGGCCGGAGGTGCTGCAATGGCGCTT ATACTGAATATTCTTGCTCGCTACGGATTTCCTCGCAGCGATTCGAAATCCGAGGCCCTAGCTGTTCATCGAGAAATTGAAGCTCTGAAGCATGCGTTTGCTGTGAGGATGAGTCTTGGCGATCCTGATTTCGTAAACGTCACGGAAGTTCTTTCCGACATGCTCTCTCCCAAATTTGCAGCTGAATTACAGAAAACAATATACGATAATATGACTTTTGATCCCTCTCATTATGGTGGAAG ATGGAACTTGATCAATGATCACGGCACCAGTCACATTTCCGTTGTGGATAAGGAACGAAATGCCGTTTCCATGACCAACACCGTCAACTCCTACTTTGGGGCTCAATTCTTATCACCGAGCACAGGGATCGTGCTGAACAATGAAATGGATGACTTCTCCATCCCCGTAAACCGCTCTGCGAATGTTCCACCACCAGCGCCGGCCAATTTCATCCGACCATTCAAAAGGCCAATGTCTTCCATGACACCCACTATTGTCTTACAG GGCGAAAAATTGAAAGGTGTAGTAGGGGCAAGTGGTGGATCAATGATAATTGCTGGGACTACGGAGGTGTTTTTGAATTACTTTGCCAGAGGAATGGATCCGCTCTCATCAGTGATGGCTCCAAGATACTATCACCAG CTGATTCCGAATGTGGTGCAATACGAGAATTGGACTACCGTGACGGGGGATCACTTCGAGCTTCCTTCAAAAACCAGAGAGGCCCTACGAAAGAAGGGCCATGTCCTACAAGGCCTTGCTGGCGGGACTATTTGCCAATTTATTGCTCTGGAAGATGGGGAAGGCTCCAAGTTTGGAAGGCTTGTGGCTGTAAGTGACCCCAGGAAGGGGGGAATCCCAGCCGGTTTCTGA
- the LOC127792413 gene encoding uncharacterized protein LOC127792413 isoform X1: MAADTKHPHYYSHSSHSNNWSQPSCLPTDLQHSQEVYNSSLLDHGSISFGRFAVESLSWEKWSVFSHNKRQEELEKFTAPGHVAQKKAYFEEYYKKIRAMKQLQAEQQERNASDPCEEEQSPTTEAKNNFITAQTKEDNKHCGADEIKFSENGTSTSKELLAQIGRDESLGSKQQNDKQNEYLTLQTIEEGHFTNKDATKFALSVESCSKTTMQGSVAYDAIKLRENKLKDQAGLYKTEGNPTLGGSKKLDCRTKKDVIKPAGKPDSSPHKDIGGKRDYLSKRATHKSASDMKSGKLPSCISKGKPAPSSTIMRGSLAKANSSLRDGLTNKNTLKEITGATPVRNRDSEKRRAPVGVTGKSLQLTGCHTNLRKGQSENQRPKSMRTSLAAWGKSTESLATEIGYNNHVRGVKQKQVVNASSGRVPKPASPVMPSIQKAPNLKQGHKIVSRQSGDLRSAQRNPRQMLPSWR; this comes from the exons ATGGCTGCTGATACTAAACATCCTCATTATTATTCTCATTCCTCTCATTCCAACAATTGGTCACAACCCAGCTGCCTGCCTACTGACCTCCAACACTCGCAG GAAGTGTATAACTCCAGCCTCCTTGATCATGGTTCAATATCTTTCGGAAGATTTGCTGTGGAGTCACTTTCATGGGAAAAGTGGTCAGTCTTCTCCCATAACAAACGTCAGGAAGAACTGGAGAAGTTCACTGCCCCAGGCCATGTTGCTCAGAAGAAGGCATATTTTGAAGAATATTACAAAAAGATTAGAGCTATGAAGCAATTGCAGGCAGAGCAGCAAGAAAGAAATGCATCAGATCCTTGTGAAGAAGAGCAAAGCCCTACAACTGAAGccaaaaacaattttattacTGCCCAGACAAAAGAGGACAATAAACATTGTGGTGCTGATGAAATCAAGTTTTCAGAAAATGGCACATCTACTAGCAAAGAATTACTGGCACAAATTGGGAGAGATGAGTCATTAGGCTCTAAGCAACAGAATGATAAGCAGAATGAATATCTTACCTTACAGACAATTGAAGAGGGTCATTTTACAAATAAGGATGCCACAAAATTCGCGCTCTCTGTTGAAAGTTGTTCAAAAACCACCATGCAGGGCAGTGTTGCCTATGATGCGATCAAGCTCAGAGAAAACAAATTGAAGGATCAGGCAGGTCTTTACAAAACTGAG GGAAATCCAACTTTAGGTGGAAGCAAGAAGTTGGACTGCAGAACCAAGAAAGATGTTATTAAGCCAGCTGGGAAGCCTGATTCCTCTCCTCATAAGGACATTGGTGGGAAGAGGGATTATTTGAGCAAAAGAGCTACTCATAAGTCTGCCAGTGACATGAAGTCTGGAAAGCTGCCTTCATGTATTTCGAAGGGTAAACCGGCACCTTCCTCTACTATCATGAGAGGAAGTCTAGCTAAGGCAAATTCAAGTCTGAGAGATGGATTGACTAACAAG AACACACTGAAGGAGATTACTGGGGCAACACCTGTGAGAAACAGAGATTCAGAGAAAAGGAG GGCTCCGGTGGGGGTTACTGGGAAGTCTTTGCAGTTGACTGGTTGCCACACAAATCTGAGGAAAGGACAATCGGAGAACCAGAGACCAAAATCCAT GCGTACAAGTCTTGCTGCTTGGGGTAAATCAACTGAAAGCCTTGCAACTGAAATTGGCTACAATAATCATGTCAGAGGAGTAAAACAGAAGCAG GTGGTCAATGCAAGCAGTGGAAGAGTTCCAAAGCCTGCCTCACCTGTCATGCCGAGTATTCAGAAGGCTCCAAATCTTAAACAGGGACACAAG ATTGTATCTCGGCAGTCTGGGGATCTAAGAAGTGCTCAAAGGAACCCGAG GCAGATGTTGCCGAGTTGGCGTTGA
- the LOC127792413 gene encoding uncharacterized protein LOC127792413 isoform X3, producing MAADTKHPHYYSHSSHSNNWSQPSCLPTDLQHSQEVYNSSLLDHGSISFGRFAVESLSWEKWSVFSHNKRQEELEKFTAPGHVAQKKAYFEEYYKKIRAMKQLQAEQQERNASDPCEEEQSPTTEAKNNFITAQTKEDNKHCGADEIKFSENGTSTSKELLAQIGRDESLGSKQQNDKQNEYLTLQTIEEGHFTNKDATKFALSVESCSKTTMQGSVAYDAIKLRENKLKDQAGLYKTEGNPTLGGSKKLDCRTKKDVIKPAGKPDSSPHKDIGGKRDYLSKRATHKSASDMKSGKLPSCISKGKPAPSSTIMRGSLAKANSSLRDGLTNKNTLKEITGATPVRNRDSEKRRAPVGVTGKSLQLTGCHTNLRKGQSENQRPKSMRTSLAAWGKSTESLATEIGYNNHVRGVKQKQIVSRQSGDLRSAQRNPRQMLPSWR from the exons ATGGCTGCTGATACTAAACATCCTCATTATTATTCTCATTCCTCTCATTCCAACAATTGGTCACAACCCAGCTGCCTGCCTACTGACCTCCAACACTCGCAG GAAGTGTATAACTCCAGCCTCCTTGATCATGGTTCAATATCTTTCGGAAGATTTGCTGTGGAGTCACTTTCATGGGAAAAGTGGTCAGTCTTCTCCCATAACAAACGTCAGGAAGAACTGGAGAAGTTCACTGCCCCAGGCCATGTTGCTCAGAAGAAGGCATATTTTGAAGAATATTACAAAAAGATTAGAGCTATGAAGCAATTGCAGGCAGAGCAGCAAGAAAGAAATGCATCAGATCCTTGTGAAGAAGAGCAAAGCCCTACAACTGAAGccaaaaacaattttattacTGCCCAGACAAAAGAGGACAATAAACATTGTGGTGCTGATGAAATCAAGTTTTCAGAAAATGGCACATCTACTAGCAAAGAATTACTGGCACAAATTGGGAGAGATGAGTCATTAGGCTCTAAGCAACAGAATGATAAGCAGAATGAATATCTTACCTTACAGACAATTGAAGAGGGTCATTTTACAAATAAGGATGCCACAAAATTCGCGCTCTCTGTTGAAAGTTGTTCAAAAACCACCATGCAGGGCAGTGTTGCCTATGATGCGATCAAGCTCAGAGAAAACAAATTGAAGGATCAGGCAGGTCTTTACAAAACTGAG GGAAATCCAACTTTAGGTGGAAGCAAGAAGTTGGACTGCAGAACCAAGAAAGATGTTATTAAGCCAGCTGGGAAGCCTGATTCCTCTCCTCATAAGGACATTGGTGGGAAGAGGGATTATTTGAGCAAAAGAGCTACTCATAAGTCTGCCAGTGACATGAAGTCTGGAAAGCTGCCTTCATGTATTTCGAAGGGTAAACCGGCACCTTCCTCTACTATCATGAGAGGAAGTCTAGCTAAGGCAAATTCAAGTCTGAGAGATGGATTGACTAACAAG AACACACTGAAGGAGATTACTGGGGCAACACCTGTGAGAAACAGAGATTCAGAGAAAAGGAG GGCTCCGGTGGGGGTTACTGGGAAGTCTTTGCAGTTGACTGGTTGCCACACAAATCTGAGGAAAGGACAATCGGAGAACCAGAGACCAAAATCCAT GCGTACAAGTCTTGCTGCTTGGGGTAAATCAACTGAAAGCCTTGCAACTGAAATTGGCTACAATAATCATGTCAGAGGAGTAAAACAGAAGCAG ATTGTATCTCGGCAGTCTGGGGATCTAAGAAGTGCTCAAAGGAACCCGAG GCAGATGTTGCCGAGTTGGCGTTGA